The Lacipirellulaceae bacterium genome contains a region encoding:
- a CDS encoding acyl-CoA dehydrogenase family protein yields the protein MPATRITTPEDPALTELCEKLAELARELDGSGDWPTGQLRLCGEYGVFEWFIGTEYGGQAWDQGMITRGHLALSAACLTSTFILTQRTGACRRIESSQNEALKAELLPALGKGDSFATVGISHLTTSGRHLKEPLLRAEKTDDGFLLNGMSPWVTGGPHAEHVVVGAQIVEEGVATEEQIVIVVPTDLPGVSCPPHAQLVALTSSHTGQVKLDNVMVDERYLLAGPVPEVMKQGVGGKTGGLQTSTLALGLSQAAIKFLRDETIKRDNLQTPLDALEADYEQSISALLSALDGAPICSNEQLRTRVNSLALRSTQAALAAAKGAGYVAGHPVGRWCREALFFLVWSCPEPVVSANLCELAGLAESY from the coding sequence ATGCCCGCTACCAGAATTACCACCCCTGAAGACCCTGCCCTCACTGAGCTGTGCGAGAAGCTTGCTGAGCTGGCTCGCGAGCTTGACGGCTCGGGCGACTGGCCCACCGGACAACTTCGCCTGTGCGGCGAGTATGGTGTGTTCGAGTGGTTCATCGGCACGGAGTATGGCGGGCAGGCTTGGGATCAGGGGATGATCACCCGCGGGCACTTGGCTCTGAGTGCCGCTTGCCTGACGTCGACCTTTATTTTGACCCAGCGCACCGGAGCGTGCCGCCGGATCGAGTCTTCTCAGAACGAAGCTCTGAAAGCAGAGTTGTTGCCCGCCCTCGGCAAAGGGGATTCGTTCGCAACGGTGGGCATCTCGCACCTTACCACCAGCGGGCGGCACCTGAAGGAGCCGTTGCTGCGGGCCGAAAAAACTGACGACGGATTTCTGCTCAACGGCATGAGCCCCTGGGTCACCGGCGGACCTCACGCGGAGCATGTTGTCGTTGGTGCACAGATCGTCGAGGAGGGAGTAGCTACTGAAGAGCAAATCGTGATCGTCGTTCCGACCGACCTGCCTGGAGTCAGCTGCCCGCCTCACGCCCAATTGGTCGCCCTCACTTCAAGCCACACGGGACAAGTCAAGCTCGACAACGTCATGGTCGACGAGCGTTACCTGCTGGCTGGTCCTGTTCCAGAAGTGATGAAGCAAGGCGTCGGCGGCAAAACCGGCGGACTGCAAACTTCGACCCTCGCACTTGGATTGTCACAAGCAGCGATTAAGTTCCTGCGCGACGAGACGATCAAACGAGACAACCTCCAAACGCCGCTCGATGCACTCGAAGCTGACTACGAACAGTCCATCTCAGCGCTGCTATCCGCCTTAGATGGCGCGCCGATTTGCTCTAACGAACAACTTCGCACGAGAGTCAATAGTTTGGCACTTCGCAGCACCCAAGCCGCCCTAGCCGCCGCCAAGGGAGCAGGCTACGTTGCAGGCCACCCGGTAGGCCGATGGTGCCGCGAGGCGCTGTTTTTCCTCGTATGGAGCTGCCCCGAACCGGTTGTGTCGGCAAACCTCTGCGAACTGGCAGGACTCGCTGAGTCTTATTGA
- a CDS encoding DUF2442 domain-containing protein, whose translation MIPRVIQANYIDGYRIQLKFQDGTTGTVDLADELWGPVFEPLRDLQEFQKFEVHPELETLTWPNGADFAPEFLYEQIASTSTSTSS comes from the coding sequence ATGATCCCAAGAGTCATCCAAGCGAATTACATTGATGGGTACCGTATCCAACTGAAGTTCCAAGATGGAACAACAGGCACAGTCGACCTGGCCGACGAGCTATGGGGTCCCGTCTTCGAACCGCTGAGGGATCTGCAAGAGTTCCAAAAATTCGAGGTTCATCCCGAACTAGAAACGTTAACGTGGCCCAATGGGGCAGACTTTGCACCCGAGTTTTTGTACGAGCAGATCGCTTCAACGTCAACTTCGACATCATCCTAA
- a CDS encoding DUF4160 domain-containing protein, protein MPEVSRFFGIVIALYYNDHSPPHFHAKYAGQDAAIDIQTGEVTEGSLNRRALRLVEEWRQAHVDELMEDWNLARSRHPLNRIAPLE, encoded by the coding sequence ATGCCGGAAGTAAGTCGCTTTTTTGGCATCGTCATCGCGCTCTACTATAATGATCATTCTCCACCGCATTTTCATGCGAAGTATGCGGGGCAAGATGCAGCCATTGATATTCAAACGGGTGAAGTGACCGAAGGCTCGTTAAATCGACGTGCACTCAGACTCGTCGAGGAGTGGCGGCAGGCTCATGTTGATGAGCTCATGGAAGATTGGAATCTCGCCCGAAGCAGACATCCACTCAATCGAATTGCTCCCTTGGAGTGA
- the glgP gene encoding alpha-glucan family phosphorylase codes for MSQTQLPPAAATNLDRANWTEITPQALYDKCMTLARNLWWSWHPEVINLFRDLDPVRWRQLDHSPIALLSEMTPEQVSQRASEMVLYTRINQAHRRLKDYLENTQSTWGARNAGVLGSKPVAYFSAEFGIHESAPIYSGGLGVLSGDHIKSASGLGVPLVAIGLFYDQGYFKQHLNSEGLQEEEYLDTKVENLPMEQALCPEGNPITIEVETRDSVIKAKLWKMNVGRVSLFLLDCDVDGNKPEDRELTSRLYGGDTRTRIRQELVLGVGGVKALRELGIKPGVYHLNEGHSGFAPLEVIRERMTDDGLTFDDALREVASHTVFTTHTPVPAGHDRFDGKLIEEHLGPLREKLGISYEQLMGLGRVEPQNEAETFCMTVIGLKLSRRANAVSSLHGHISRRMWAHLWPWRVEEEVPIGHITNGVHIPSWLAYPMHLLYDKYFESGWVHKMGDPDTWQPIFGVDQGELWETHNALKNRAIEFVRRRVSRQSRRRNEDESIVEASRNILDPNALTIGFARRFATYKRADLFMHDLDRLADIVNAEDRPVQFIFAGKAHPADEPGKKLIQNIANLRHDPRFAGRVVFVEDYDINVTRHLVQGVDVWLNNPRRPLEASGTSGEKVVLNGGLNFSVLDGWWAEAYNGRNGFAIGHGTTHADVEAGDARDGEHLYEVLENDIIPLFYSRDADGLPREWIDYMTNSIATLAARFSAHRMVTDYVEKGYLVAAGGLSSDMSVR; via the coding sequence AATCACCCCACAGGCGTTGTACGACAAGTGCATGACCTTGGCTCGCAACCTTTGGTGGAGCTGGCACCCTGAGGTGATCAACCTCTTCCGCGACCTTGATCCAGTGCGTTGGCGACAGCTTGACCACAGCCCAATTGCGTTGCTCTCGGAAATGACCCCCGAGCAGGTCTCGCAACGGGCGTCAGAAATGGTTCTCTACACCCGCATCAATCAGGCCCATCGCCGGCTGAAGGATTATCTTGAGAACACTCAAAGCACTTGGGGTGCCCGTAACGCTGGCGTCCTGGGTAGCAAACCGGTCGCCTATTTCTCTGCCGAGTTTGGCATTCACGAGTCAGCCCCGATTTACAGCGGTGGCTTGGGTGTCCTCTCTGGCGACCACATCAAGTCTGCCAGTGGACTGGGCGTACCTTTGGTAGCCATTGGTCTTTTCTACGATCAAGGTTACTTCAAGCAGCACCTCAACTCGGAAGGCCTGCAAGAGGAAGAGTATCTCGACACCAAGGTTGAGAACCTGCCGATGGAGCAAGCTCTCTGCCCCGAGGGTAACCCGATCACCATCGAGGTCGAAACGCGCGATAGCGTCATCAAAGCAAAGCTTTGGAAGATGAACGTGGGCCGCGTCTCGCTCTTCCTGCTCGACTGCGATGTCGACGGCAACAAGCCGGAAGATCGCGAACTCACTTCCCGACTATACGGTGGCGACACCCGCACACGGATCCGCCAAGAGTTGGTTCTTGGCGTCGGCGGTGTGAAAGCACTTCGCGAGCTGGGCATCAAGCCTGGTGTCTATCACTTGAACGAAGGTCACAGCGGGTTTGCACCGCTGGAAGTGATTCGCGAGCGTATGACCGACGATGGATTGACCTTCGACGACGCACTTCGCGAAGTCGCCTCGCACACGGTCTTTACCACCCATACGCCAGTGCCTGCCGGTCACGATCGTTTCGATGGCAAACTGATCGAAGAGCATTTAGGCCCACTACGCGAGAAGCTGGGCATCTCTTACGAACAGCTCATGGGCTTGGGCCGCGTCGAGCCGCAGAACGAAGCCGAAACCTTCTGCATGACGGTTATCGGCTTGAAGCTTTCGCGGCGCGCCAACGCCGTTAGCTCGCTTCACGGCCATATCAGCCGCCGCATGTGGGCCCACCTCTGGCCGTGGCGTGTGGAAGAAGAAGTCCCCATTGGCCACATCACCAACGGCGTCCACATCCCTTCGTGGCTCGCCTATCCGATGCACCTGCTGTACGACAAGTATTTCGAAAGCGGCTGGGTCCACAAAATGGGCGACCCAGACACTTGGCAGCCCATCTTCGGCGTCGACCAAGGTGAATTGTGGGAAACGCATAACGCGCTCAAAAACCGTGCAATCGAGTTCGTCCGTCGCCGCGTGAGCCGCCAGAGCCGCCGCCGCAATGAGGACGAGTCCATCGTCGAGGCCTCACGAAATATCCTCGACCCGAACGCACTGACCATCGGTTTTGCTCGTCGCTTCGCCACTTACAAGCGAGCCGACTTGTTCATGCACGACCTCGATCGTTTGGCAGATATCGTCAACGCCGAAGATCGTCCCGTGCAGTTCATCTTCGCAGGTAAAGCGCATCCGGCGGATGAGCCCGGTAAGAAACTGATCCAAAACATTGCCAACCTACGGCACGATCCCCGCTTCGCCGGGCGTGTTGTGTTCGTCGAGGATTACGACATCAACGTCACCCGCCACTTGGTGCAGGGTGTGGATGTTTGGCTGAACAATCCGCGCCGTCCGCTGGAAGCTTCCGGCACGAGCGGTGAGAAGGTCGTACTCAACGGCGGATTGAACTTCTCGGTTCTCGACGGTTGGTGGGCCGAAGCCTACAACGGAAGGAACGGTTTCGCCATCGGCCATGGCACCACCCACGCCGATGTGGAAGCGGGCGACGCCCGCGATGGCGAACATCTTTACGAAGTACTCGAGAACGACATCATCCCGTTGTTCTACAGTCGCGATGCCGACGGCTTACCCCGCGAGTGGATTGATTACATGACCAACAGCATCGCGACGCTCGCTGCCCGCTTCAGCGCGCATCGCATGGTGACTGACTACGTTGAGAAGGGTTACTTGGTTGCCGCGGGTGGTTTGAGCTCGGACATGAGCGTGCGGTAG